Proteins from one Microcoleus sp. FACHB-672 genomic window:
- a CDS encoding DUF697 domain-containing protein, whose amino-acid sequence MAVNLRRPILIGGIGLSFSLWLLESLHHSVVQVGEWTVLGVIGAGAAAWWLQQGTPKIKPTPTLALLDRQTVEKALAEAEAMIGHLEAETQNLDANSQAAIKGVCQTLGERGNQLKAELDRQEIRLAVTGGKAAGKTTLIQALKSAMPQLQPITFTETPALFAGTDSGTTAQKNALELAIASDLVLFVITGDLTEPECQTLQQLASAGVRTILLWNKQDQYLPEERATVLQQQQFRIKEILNSGDVMAISASPVPVKVRQHQPDGSVKEWQEVPAPEIHSLTSRLSQILVEDAQKLVFASTLRAAGALKLEAKTALNRIRRDRAMPAIEQYQWIAAAAAFANPVPALDLLATGAIASQLVVDLGGIYQQKFSLQQAQAIATTMASFMLKLGLVELSTKTISTVLKSNAITFVAGGAIQGVSAAYLTRIAGLSLIEYFQAQDVAVPVSDEKPLNFDKLGKTLQNVFQQNQQAAFLQSFVKQVASRLTPQTAE is encoded by the coding sequence ATGGCTGTCAACTTGCGGCGACCCATTTTAATTGGGGGCATTGGTCTTTCATTTTCCCTGTGGTTGTTAGAAAGTCTCCATCACTCAGTGGTGCAGGTGGGTGAGTGGACGGTTTTGGGGGTGATCGGAGCCGGCGCGGCGGCGTGGTGGCTTCAGCAAGGAACGCCCAAAATCAAACCGACTCCCACACTGGCGCTTCTAGACAGGCAAACGGTAGAAAAAGCCCTCGCAGAGGCAGAAGCCATGATTGGGCATCTGGAGGCAGAGACACAAAACCTCGATGCCAATTCTCAGGCGGCGATCAAGGGGGTGTGCCAGACACTGGGGGAACGAGGGAACCAGCTAAAAGCTGAGTTAGACCGGCAGGAAATTCGTCTTGCTGTCACAGGTGGGAAGGCAGCCGGTAAAACAACGCTGATCCAAGCGTTAAAGTCTGCCATGCCGCAACTCCAGCCAATCACCTTCACAGAGACACCGGCATTGTTTGCGGGGACGGATAGCGGAACCACTGCCCAGAAAAATGCCCTAGAATTGGCAATTGCCTCAGACTTGGTGCTGTTTGTGATCACCGGCGATTTAACGGAACCGGAATGTCAAACCCTGCAACAACTGGCATCAGCGGGTGTGCGAACTATTTTGCTGTGGAATAAGCAAGACCAATATTTGCCGGAAGAACGAGCAACCGTTTTGCAGCAGCAGCAATTCAGGATTAAAGAAATCCTAAATAGTGGAGATGTGATGGCGATTTCCGCTTCCCCTGTGCCGGTGAAAGTTCGCCAGCATCAACCAGACGGTTCAGTGAAAGAGTGGCAAGAGGTGCCGGCACCAGAGATTCATTCGCTCACGAGCCGGTTGAGCCAAATTCTGGTAGAGGATGCCCAAAAGCTGGTATTTGCAAGTACCCTGCGGGCAGCCGGTGCTTTGAAATTAGAAGCAAAAACGGCATTGAATCGCATAAGACGTGATCGCGCCATGCCGGCAATTGAGCAATATCAGTGGATTGCTGCGGCTGCCGCCTTTGCTAACCCTGTTCCCGCCCTCGATTTGCTAGCAACCGGCGCAATTGCCTCTCAGCTTGTTGTTGATCTTGGTGGCATTTACCAGCAAAAATTTTCCCTCCAGCAAGCCCAGGCAATTGCCACGACAATGGCGAGTTTTATGCTGAAGTTGGGGTTAGTTGAACTTTCCACAAAAACAATTAGCACCGTCCTCAAAAGTAATGCGATTACCTTTGTTGCCGGCGGTGCAATTCAAGGTGTCAGTGCTGCTTATCTGACGCGAATTGCAGGATTGAGTTTGATTGAATATTTTCAAGCGCAAGATGTTGCTGTGCCGGTTTCTGATGAGAAAC